The genomic DNA TAATGCAATTTGCTCTTCCGTAAATCGCTTTCCCTTCATGGTCCAGGTTCTCCTTTCCAAAATGCAAAGTTACAAAAAACCTCGCATTCCGTCTGGACCAAGAATCGGGGAGCAGGTCAGTCACCATACATGTGCGGACCGCCGCCTCTCCGGAACCATGCTTGAAGAAGCTATAATTAACAGTGCCGTTAATCTAGGAGGCGAAGCATGACTAAGCAGTGGCAGGAAGAAACCGGATCATTCCGAGTTCGTAATTCCGATGATGAGGTGTTCAAACTGTATGTAATTTCCACTTTCCGGGAAAATGAGGATATGTACGAGGCGAGGGTCGAACGAAATGCCCTCAAGGAATTGCGGGATGAATTTGGCAGGCACGCGAATCCCGTTGAAGGGCAGGACATGCAGTTCGTGTTCGACGATGCGCCCGAGGAAATCCTGACGGTTGTGGATGCAGAGGAGTTGAAGCAGGCGATGGGGTAGCCTGGAACACAGCCCTAGTGAGCCCCGTGTAACAATCCGTTTGCTGATGGTGGCCTCGCTTTGTGTGGTCTGCCCAGGTAGGATAGGAGCGGACTGGCGATCTTCTCTCACTGACCGTGCTGTCGGCCAAATGGTCGATTCCTCTCCAATCGTCGTGGTTTTCTCCCACGACGTCCACCTCTTTCCATTGGGGAGATACTATGTTCGGCAAAAAAGAAGTTTCGGACTCGGAATTGTCGAGAACCGTTAATTCTCGCTTGGGACGCACGGGGACCGGTTCGCGCGTTACCGCAGTGGTAAACCGCGGAGTGGTGACGCTGACTGGCAAATTGCAATATGCCGCACAGCGCACGCCGATTATGAATGCGGCGAGCAGGGTCGCCGGCATTCGACAAGTGATTGACCAAATGCAACTCATTCCCGCGAAGAAGTATTCCTCGCCGCCGCCAAAACCGGTCGTGAAGCCAGTTCGGCAAATACCGACTGTCGGACAAGTTGAGTTGATTCCGATTGCCGAAAAAGCTGATCCGATTCTGCTTGTCGAGCAACCGAAAGAAGTTTCTCCTCCGGACGTTTCTGCTGCAAAATGACGATGTGATGATCTGGTCGTTCACGAACCTGATCGTTAGATCTGGGTGAAAAAACGGTCGTCGTAGATGCCGCCGCGGCTAAGCGGGAAGAGCCTGGCACCCTCACCCTAGCCCCTCTCCCGAAGAGAGAGGGAAATTTAATGCTCGCGGCTGTAGACGAGTTCGGTTCTCCAACAGATATGACGACGGTGCCGGCGCCACGTTTTGACCTGCTCAAGGTCGATCGGTATGCATCGGGCGCGCTGCAATACTCGCGGGGTTGTCCGTTTCAATGCGAGTTCTGCGACAGACTCACGCTGTTGTGGTCGTTGTTTTGGGCGCTGTTGTGGGACAGCTCACTGTACAATACGCTCAAAAAAACAATCGCACGAATAAACCACTCAAAATGTCAGCAATATACAACCTTTCTTGTGAAAGTTAGCGGGAACTTGGTCTATCTTTCCCCAGGGTACAAGCTATACTACATGCGGTCGGTCTGACGACACGAATCTGCCGCTCTCGGTTCCCACCGAAGAACCCTCTGCTGCCGCCTCTCTCGTTTTCCTACCTGGGCGGATCAACACGCTGATCCCTTTCGAGCGGCCCGGAAAGCTTTGTCGGGCAGCAAATTTTAGCAGTCGGGAGTTCTATTGTGGTTAAGAAGTTATATGTGGGTAATTTGAGTTACGATGTCGACAACGCAAGCCTGGAAACCATGTTTGCGGCGTATGGCTCGGTTAAGAGTGCCGAGGTCATTCAAGACCGCGATACCGGACGAAGCAAAGGCTTCGGATTTGTCGAAATGGGCGACGACAATGCGGCGCAAGAAGCAATTCGAGGGCTGAACGAAAGCCAGCAAGGCGGGCGGCCCTTAACCGTCAACGAAGCCAAGCCTCGCGAACCCCGTTCCGGCGGTTACGGTGGCGGGAGCGGACGCAGCGGCGGTTATCGACGTTAATTTGATTTGACCGATGCGCAGCCAGTATTCAGCCGGTCGTGAGTGTCGAGCGATTGCTGGCTGCGCACATACGGGATCTTAAAGGAAGGAGACCATCGCGATGTTGCGCGATATCGATTACGGTGCGACGGCAGTAAAGACAGCTATTGTGGAGAAGTTCGGGCGCCAGGAGGCCCTCGCCGATTTGCTGGTTGTTGCCAACGAAAACACCATTTCAGTTCAACATGGCCGGAGAATTGCCGAAGGGACCAGAGATCATTTAATCACCGCGATCCGCAAAGTCGGCGGTTACGCTCAGTTCTGGGAGCTGATTTCAAGCGAAAATACTTAGCAGCGAAGAAGCAGAGCAAACATGGCGCAAAAACATCGGTTCCACCATCGCAAATCGGGCAGATCCCCTACTCCGGCAGTGCGTCAGAATATTCCCCGCGAGGCGCCAGCGCCTTACGTGCCGAAGCCGCCGATCCAATATGGAAAGGCATTGGTGCTTCTAGAAGATGGCGACAGGAGCACGTTCGAATTTGTCGCCGGCGCATGGATTCCTTACGGTTTAACGATCGCCCAGTGTCGTTTTGGAGAATGCATGGTGAAGGAGTTGCCCCAGAAGGTAAATGGCAGGACGAGATATGAAATTCGCCACCCCATCCCGTCAAACTAATACACCTCCCACGACGTGCAATGGGCATTTTAACCCGAAAACAAGATGAACGGTTTGTCATTAGTTCGGATCATGCCAATCCCAGAGCCACAAGCAGGCGCGCGCCTCGTCGCGTAAATGAACCATACCAGGTATGGACCGGTTTTAGCTGGTCACCGAACACGACCGAGGCTGTTGTATTTGATTCACTTGAAGACGCTGACGAATACGTCCGCGCGAACTATCCAAGATTAGCGAGTACGCTTCAGGCTACCTGAGCCAAGCACCTGTCGGGATCGCCAAAGTTTCCGACGCCTTTTTAGGAGAAAATCTTATGCATCAAGTTGATGTCAGTCGAAACGGTGTCGAAGTAGGTACGGTGCGTTTTCGAGGCCTTGCCCTCGCTGAACAGCCTCAAACCGAATCGCGCCGTTATCAGTGCCGTCCAAAGAATTGTGTGCCCAAAAATATCGCCAAGAAAATTGCCGATCGGCTCACATTCGGTGTTGCGGCTGGGCATGAAGGCGAATACGAGTGGCATACCTAAGCGCGACGTAATCCGTGATTGTAGTCAGGCAGTAGGTTATCCGATCACTGCAGGCGACTTTTTACTGGGCCGCGCCTGCGATGGTTTGCTACTCCCCGGTGCGGATTTTTTTCATCTCGGTTTGTGCATCGCGCTTGTTGGCAAACAGTTTGCTACGCGCACTTTGCGACGACCAACGTCTGCCAGTCCAAAACCAGTCGGGACTCGTCTCGGCTACCGAAAACTCACCTCCGGCGATATCCACATCGCTATCGGTTTCATGGGCACCCTCAACGATCACCCAATTATCGTTAAACTTCATGGCCTGCATCTTGATCTCGATTCTGTATGTTGCTTCATCAGGCAGCTTACCAGAAATCCGGTGTCAGTCCGATGCAGTTTCGACCGAAATCGAGAATAATTCTTTGCAACTCGGTCGGATTGTCATCGCTTACAGCAAATCCCATTGCAGTTCTCTGTGATGTCGAGCGCGGATCGATTGTGGCTCTAACTACCTGTTACACAACTACCCCAGACCGGAAGTTTTTCGGGCAGTGAGCTGCTCATAAAAGTTACTTTTTCTTGGTTATTCTGGCTGACCGACCGATTGTCCATGTCGATCGAATTTCACCGGTACTTTTTCGGATAAGTTCTTCAGCGCGCCGGAATTTTGTATGAGCACTGGTCAATTCGGCTCGACTTTAGTTGAGCATTTCCAGAGCAGCTTTAAAATTGAGCCAAGGCTTTGATTCGTCTTTCCGCAGTTGATCTGTTTTTGGCCATAGTCACATCTCATAATTCAATCTGGACTTCAAGATCGTCTCCAACAACTCTTTACAGGTACACAGGCCAAAAGTGGCAAATACAGTGAAATGGTTATCCGATTGCCAACGAACGTGGTCACTTCGTAGCTTCGCATCACCTGATCGTGTAGAATGTCACTGAACTGGCGATCTTCTCTCATTTGACCGTCCTGTTAGACCAAATGGTCGATTCCCCCCCGATCGTCGTGGCTCCCCGGCTATAGCAACCGCCGTACCGATTCACGCCAATCAGTTAGAGCGGCGATAAATAGTTCAATAGCCGTCCAGTCGCCCCGACTTGAGTTAGAATGGGTTCGTCGAACTTAGTTGCTGAGAGCCATTTCTCATTCTGTACCAACGGTTTGTAACTGCGATTGCGGTCCGGGATTTGTTTCAAACAGCCGGTCGATTTCGACGCCCTTGCATGTTGAATTGTTTGAACTCGTTGGCCAGCAAATAGTTACCGAGTTCAAATCCAGTCGTCAGTCTCGGTGACTATGCCGAAGCATTGATACCGCTCGACGCGCGCGTTGAAGGAAATGCCGGCCAAGTATCACACGGACGGCATTCAACCTCATTTCTTCGCTTCTTTCGAGTTTTTCGCGCGGCGCAACGGCTATCAACCCCGTGGTGAGTTGTCGGCTCCTCGGGATAAGATACCCAGACAGTCACATGTGCGCCGATCCAAAGAGGAAGACCCCAATGCCTGTCCACGACCGCAGCAGTTTCGAGAATATTTACGCGGGTCAACCTCGGTGGGAAATCGGCAGACCGCAAAGGGCGTTCCTGAACGCTGCGGACCAAATCACAGGTTCGATTCTCGATTCCGGGTGTGGCACAGGGGAGATCGCTCTGCATTTCGCCAGCCTCGGACACAAAGTTACGGGCATCGACTTCCTTGCCGAGCCTATCGAGCAGGCCAAACGGAAAGCATCGGAGCGAGGATTAGCCGCCTCGTTCTTCAATATGAATGCCTTGGTACTGGAGCAACTGTCCGAGGTTTTCGACACCGTGATCGACAGCGGATTGTTTCACGTTTTCTCAGATGACGACCGGCGACGATATATCGCGGGGTTGGCATCGGTCCTGAAGCCGGGTGGTCGGTTGTTCCTGCTTTGCTTCTCGGACGCCGAGCCGGGCGACCAAGGACCCAGACGAGTAAGTCGGCAAGAAATTGATGACGCCTTTGCGCAAGGATGGATGATTGAGTCCGTTGAGCCATCCGAATACGAGGTCCGTCCCGATTCGCCCGGTTTTGATCCCGAAATCGGCGGACCAAAGGCATGGTTTGTGATCGCGCGGAGAATATGATCGTCGGGCGAATGTTCTTCCGAAACCACGATTCTGTTAGCTATGCTGATTTGAAGAAAAATTGACGACTGCATCCGAGCCTGCTAGTTTCGCGTATGACTCAGATTATCCTCTCAGCGATTGCCATCGGAATTGGGGCGACCATGTGCGTCGACCTTTGGGCAATGTTGCTCAATCGCGGTTTCGGAATCCCTTCTCTGGACTATTGTTTGCTCGGTCGCTGGTTCCTCCATATGCCTTCAGGCACGTTCGTGCATGCCAGCATCGGTGCTGCGCAAGCCAAACCGCATGAATGTGTGATTGGCTGGGTCGCACTCTACACTATTGGAGTCACGCTTGCCCTCGTGTTTGTGCTCCTTTTCTCGGCAAGCTGGCTCGAAAACCCGACCCCGATTCCCGCTCTTGCATTTGGGATCGTGACTGTCCTGCTGCCCTACTTCGTCATGCAGCCCGCGCTCGGGCTGGGAGTCGCTGCTTCGAAGACGCCCAAGCCCATACAGGCCCGAGTGAAGAGTTTGATGACCCACGCGGTTTTTGGAATGGGCCTCTATGCATCAGCTTGGCTTCTCAGTCACTTCCTGGCTCACTAGCGAGCGGCATTTCGGGGCCATATCTGCAAGAACAGAATCGCTTAATATTAAAGCCCTAATTGATTCCGGCCAACTTTTTAGGTATCTCAAAAAAAGTTCAATAGCCATCCAGTCGCCCGGACTTAACTGGACAGAACGCCCTTCGGCCAGCACGTCGAAGGGCTCTCTTATGGTGGGGACAAGAGTTGAGTCGTCTGACTTGCTTCCCAACTTTGGTCCAGTTGGAATGCTAGAAAAACAGGGTTTCAGCGGGGGCTAGCCCCCCGCTGAAAAAATCGCAAACTCCTCCGGCGTCCGTTGCCCCAGCGCACTGTGGGGCCGGTGCCGGTTGTAATCTTCTCGCCACGCGGCGATGACTTCCTGGGCATCGTCCAGTGACAAGAACCATTGCTGATTCAAACACTCTTCACGGAACTTTCCGTTGAACGATTCAATATAACCATTTTCCCAGGGACTGCCCGGTTCGATGAACAACGTTTGCCCGCCCACCCGAGTCAGCCACTGCCCCTGACAAAAGTGCCCCCTGTAGGACTCGAACCTACAACCCATTGATTAAGAGTCAATTGCTCTGCCAATTGAGCTAAGGGGGCGAACTGCGTACAGTAAAAAAAGTTGAGCTTGTTCGCAAGTGTCGAATAGTCGCCATTCAAATTCCAATTTCTTTGGTCCAAATTGCTTCGTCGACTAACAAGACCGGAATTTGATCGATGATCGGGTAAAGAAGCTGGCCATCGGCTCGAATCAGCGCTCCGTCGAGCTGCCTTTCGACCTGCTGTCCGCCACGATTTTTCAACTGGCCCGCGGCGATGGCTTCGTTCAATCGTACAACCAAACCTGTGCTGGCCGCGGACAGTTTGCTGTGATCATCAGGGCAGCGGAGGATTGCTAGCAACTCGGCGTGGAGCATGATTATCTCATTTCCAGCTAAATTTGGCACAAAAAAGTGAGTATAAAGGAGCCGAAAGCAAACAAACAGCCCTCGGACAAGGACTGACTCTAAATCTGTCATACTTATCGCCCCATGGTCGAGCGGAACGGTCTAAAGTGCATGCAGCGCCAGTGCCGATGCAGATATGATGTAAGGGGCTTCAGGGCTGAATAAAAGAGCGGTCGATTGTGCCAATGGCCAAGGGCAGCGAATTTCGCTGCAGGCCGTAATCGAGTAGCTCTCAGACCCTCTAACCGGAGGACCGAAGGAATGATCCACCGGAACATTCTCGGTGCATTGTTTGCCACGCTGGCGCTAGGGCAGGTTGCCTGGGCGCAGCAAATCGAAACCGATCCGCAAACCGGCGTGCAGTACCAGGTAACGCGGCAGGTCTACAAGCGCCCGGTTTCGGAAACGCACATCGAACAGCGACCGTACACCGTGTATTCGGAACGGCTGAGTACCGAATATCAGCCTTCATACCGCACGGTGTACACGCCGGTAACGGAATACACGTGGGAGCCTTACTTGGCGAACCGTTGGAATCCGTTTGCCCAACCCACGGTGGCCTATCATTACGTGCCCCATACTCGTTTGGATGCACGCGTTGAAGAAACGCAGATTCCTCTTACGCGGCACGATTTCATTCCAGAGCAGCATGTAGCGCAAGTGCCTGTGACCACTCAGCAATTGGTTGACGAAGAGCACATTACACGTATTGCGTTGACCGGGTCGAACAGTGCTGATCCGTTTGCTAATCGAACAGTGTCAACTGGCGGCTCGCAAATCGGCGGCGTTGCCACGCTGCAACAAGATCCGCCGAAGCAAGGCAACGCCTTCGTCGATCGTCGCTAACGGAGCGACCGGTCTCGTCACCTCAACTCGGCGCCGCATCGAACTTTGAGCGGCAAGAGCTTAACATTCGTCCGCATTGGCTCGGCGGCGGCGACGGCCCGATTTTACCGCGCTCCATTCCTTGGTCAGCGTTTCGAAAACCTCGGGCGATTCGTAACGAATGACGTTTTTGCCTTCCGGCATGGGGCCAATCAGGCCGCGAAACACCGGCAGGCCTCGTAGGTCTAAATCTGTGCTGCAATCGTCGACGCCGATTTGAGTGTGCATGCGCAGAAGAGTATCCGGGGCATCGTAGTCGCGCATGCGGATTTTGCCGTCCGGACCACGGGTCACTACACGAAACGTGTCTTTGGCCATCGTCGGGAACCTGTTCTTGTTGGTGTCTTGGATATTGCGACGTTCCGCGGCCCAATGACCTTGGCCGGCGGTGTCGGTGGCTGTCAGGGACAGGCCATCCTTGACCCAAAAGGCAGTTCACGACGTTTGATCGCCGTGGCATGCGAATGTATCGGATGCTAGCACGTGCGGTACACACCATTTTTCAGACGCCGTTACGCTGCGCTTGTGCGACACAAGCGGAATGCTATATCCCCGATTGTCATGCTGGCCGAACCATCATCTTGTGAGCCAAACCACTCGCGCACCGTTACAGGCAGCAAATTCGATATGTGCGGTATGAGGTTCCGGATAAGGTAAATGGCGATGGCAGCCATAACCACATTAGCACCTCAACTTACCGTCGCGTACCTGATTGCGTATGAATTGCAGGGCTTCTTCGAAATTGGCTTGCAGGCGCATGAATCGCTTGCGGTCTCCGCCGCAGTCGGGATGCAATTGCTTCACTTTCTGTCGATAGGTGCGCATGAGCTGCTCTTCATTGCAGGGGAGTTTCAACCCCATCGCCGCCAAGCAGCGGGGCGTTTGCAAACGTACCCAGCGGGGAAAATTCGGTAGATGATCGGTCACGACGATCAATGCCCGTCGAAAGGTACGCAACCAGGCTCGCACATCTAGCACAAAAAGCACATGCCCGGAAAGCGTGAGGGCCAGAATCCCGCCCAGCAGCAGGCAAGTGGTCGCCAAATCCAGGGCATCGGGCCAATGATGATGAGCGGCGAAGGACATCGATCAAAAATGTTTGAACCGGGCAAAGTTTTGAAGTTTCACCTGAGTGTACTGTCTCAATCCGTTTAATTCCAGGAAAAAATCAGGCCACGGCGCCCAGCGATGGTCCCTCGCCGAAATAGTATTTTTTGGCGTCCGGATGGTTGAGCACTTCCTCGGCTGTGCCTTCGCACAGCACTTTCCCGCTGCGAATGACGTAACTGCGGTCGGTAATGGCCAATGTTTCGCGCTCGCGGTGGTCGGTTATCAAAATGGCAATGCCTTCCTCGCGCAGGCGGCGAATGATTTTTTGAATGCTGTTGATCGTCACCGGGTCGATGCCCGTAAATGGCTCGTCCAGGAGAATGATTTTGGGTTTGGAAATCAAGCACCGCGCAATTTCCAGACGCCGCTTTTCACCGCCGGAAATGAACATCGCCTTCGATTTGCGAATGTGCTTGATATCGAACTGTTC from Pirellulales bacterium includes the following:
- a CDS encoding RNA-binding protein, with protein sequence MVKKLYVGNLSYDVDNASLETMFAAYGSVKSAEVIQDRDTGRSKGFGFVEMGDDNAAQEAIRGLNESQQGGRPLTVNEAKPREPRSGGYGGGSGRSGGYRR
- a CDS encoding DUF2938 domain-containing protein, with protein sequence MTQIILSAIAIGIGATMCVDLWAMLLNRGFGIPSLDYCLLGRWFLHMPSGTFVHASIGAAQAKPHECVIGWVALYTIGVTLALVFVLLFSASWLENPTPIPALAFGIVTVLLPYFVMQPALGLGVAASKTPKPIQARVKSLMTHAVFGMGLYASAWLLSHFLAH
- a CDS encoding BON domain-containing protein, producing MFGKKEVSDSELSRTVNSRLGRTGTGSRVTAVVNRGVVTLTGKLQYAAQRTPIMNAASRVAGIRQVIDQMQLIPAKKYSSPPPKPVVKPVRQIPTVGQVELIPIAEKADPILLVEQPKEVSPPDVSAAK
- the lptB gene encoding LPS export ABC transporter ATP-binding protein — translated: MSLLEVTGLVKTYGSRRVVDGVDFQVDAGEIVGLLGPNGAGKTTSFRMTCGIIEPDAGKVILGEQDVTNWPMFMRARQGGMGYLAQEQSVFRKLSVENNLLAVMEMLGMDRRARKKLCAGLLEQFDIKHIRKSKAMFISGGEKRRLEIARCLISKPKIILLDEPFTGIDPVTINSIQKIIRRLREEGIAILITDHRERETLAITDRSYVIRSGKVLCEGTAEEVLNHPDAKKYYFGEGPSLGAVA
- a CDS encoding class I SAM-dependent methyltransferase, with product MPVHDRSSFENIYAGQPRWEIGRPQRAFLNAADQITGSILDSGCGTGEIALHFASLGHKVTGIDFLAEPIEQAKRKASERGLAASFFNMNALVLEQLSEVFDTVIDSGLFHVFSDDDRRRYIAGLASVLKPGGRLFLLCFSDAEPGDQGPRRVSRQEIDDAFAQGWMIESVEPSEYEVRPDSPGFDPEIGGPKAWFVIARRI
- a CDS encoding J domain-containing protein yields the protein MSFAAHHHWPDALDLATTCLLLGGILALTLSGHVLFVLDVRAWLRTFRRALIVVTDHLPNFPRWVRLQTPRCLAAMGLKLPCNEEQLMRTYRQKVKQLHPDCGGDRKRFMRLQANFEEALQFIRNQVRDGKLRC